A section of the Echeneis naucrates chromosome 12, fEcheNa1.1, whole genome shotgun sequence genome encodes:
- the LOC115052416 gene encoding uncharacterized protein LOC115052416 → MKSFSMMASQVLQLSLLLAALCEAHHALTEDTSTLEDAGEVPISQLRMLSLGLAHLLHGVERNMKQLDQQGEQVATELDGATRSLESLHKQSLQAGRTRKQVRRDLQILSARGDKLWTAVKELQSGLEGLQTEQRAMEHWMNQVLQRVKRLTEPRPRGQTQLGTGFMKLTVEKQALQLATLASVVSAQDRLIDRRLRRIEHLEKQVSDRVPAALREDTDSNCV, encoded by the exons ATGAAATCCTTCAGTATGATGGCAAGCCAAGTGCTGCAGTTGTCTCTTTTGCTCGCAGCACTCTGTGAGGCCCATCACGCCTTGACAGAAGATACTTCCACATTAGAGGACGCAGGTGAGGTCCCCATTTCCCAGCTGAGGATGCTCTCGCTGGGACTGGCTCACCTGCTGCATGGGGTGGAGAGGAACATGAAGCAGCtagaccagcaaggagagcaGGTGGCGACAGAGCTGGATGGGGCCACCAGGAGTCTGGAGAGTCTTCACAAGCAGAGTTTGCAGGCCGGGCGGACTCGCAAGCAG GTGAGGAGGGACCTGCAGATCCTGAGTGCCAGAGGGGACAAGCTGTGGACTGCAgtcaaagagctgcagagtgGACTGGAgggtctgcagacagagcagagagccaTGGAGCACTGGATGAACCAGGTCCTCCAAAGAGTGAAGAGGTTGACCGAGCCCAGGCCGAGAGGTCAGACTCAGCTCGGCACTGGCTTCATGAAG CTCACCGTGGAGAAACAGGCCCTACAGCTTGCCACTCTGGCCTCAGTGGTTTCTGCTCAGGACAGACTGATCGACAGACGGCTGCGGCGcattgaacatctggagaaacaG gtgtctgacAGAGTCCCAGCAGCACTGAGGGAAGACACTGACTCCAACTGTGTCTGA
- the LOC115052478 gene encoding oocyte zinc finger protein XlCOF6-like encodes MFSMETVERQTAAVLKGLLEAALAELGALLDRYWADGSAAAKTEDRGVCPPEQRHFSTTITNQFALLMKGWTKGAVEKILMILKASMCEAQDGPTAEQRVGLNNKTKQTGQGPTAGRGARPRKQSTKRKKKIEAVPEITKDGHLYFEEDQRTKEITAAAAESERADVATHRQDNSGALSEPEVLLTTASDVSMKDVIQEGVASTATSDTKKKNMMPFKCPSCDKAFALKCLMDRHYLTHSKPHLCSECGKRFSGLRGLIAHSRRHTGEKLYKCSDCGTQFAYKYTFERHMRQHILKKPNTHMCTLCENQFAGILALQRHRCCALKKTFVCSLCPETFDSRKSLADHENLHSGDRDFVCEMCGESFFSSSSLATHRVTHIQRENCCDVLGLGCSDLSVLKNHLSKHTGEKLFTCEVCGKGCSHQSALKHHMLTHTGERPYVCETCGKRCGHASALQNHMRIHTGKKPGQQPVCNVCGKKFSCMVNLKYHMSIHTGEKPYSCDHCDKKFSNPSNLKLHRRIHSGEKMYGCNICSRRFTQSSSLKLHRRIHTGEKTYRCLVCGKEFIHSSDLRKHQRGHLLEELGGQSEKHQ; translated from the exons ATGTTCAGTATGGAGACGGTTGAGCGGCAGACCGCCGCGGTGCTGAAGGGGCTGCTGGAGGCGGCGCTGGCCGAGCTCGGAGCTCTTCTGGACCGGTACTGGGCCGACGGCTCCGCGGCGGCGAAGACGGAGGACAGGGGAGTGTGTCCTCCGGAGCAGAGACACTTCAGCACAACTATCacg AACCAGTTTGCATTGCTCATGAAAGGATGGACTAAAGGTGCAGTGGAGAAAATATTGATGATCTTGAAAGCGTCTATGTGTGAAGCTCAGGATGGTCCTACTGCAGAACAGAGAGTTGGACTGAACAACAAGACAAAGCAGACAGGCCAGGGGCCAACAGCAGGACGGGGGGCCAGGCCCAGAAAGC aatcaacaaaaagaaagaagaaaattgaGGCTGTACCTGAAATAACAAAGGATGGTCATCTGTATTTTGAAG aggACCAACGGACTAAAGAgatcacagcagctgcagctgagtcaGAGCGAG CTGATGtggccacacacagacaggataACTCTGGAGCCCTGTCTGAACCTGAGGTCTTACTTACCACAGCCTCTGATGTCAGCATGAAAGATGTCATTCAGGAGGGTGTCGCATCAACCGCCACATCTGACACCAAGAAGAAGAACATGATGCCATTCAAATGTCCTTCTTGTGACAAAGCGTTTGCCCTCAAGTGTTTAATGGACCGGCACTACCTGACTCACTCCAAGCCTCACCTTTGCTCAGAGTGTGGCAAACGTTTTTCTGGACTGCGGGGGCTCATTGCACATTCAAGGCGTCACACTGGAGAGAAGCTTTACAAATGCTCTGACTGTGGGACGCAGTTCGCTTACAAGTACACCTTTGAGAGACACATGCGTCAGCACATCCTGAAGAAACCAAACACCCACATGTGCACACTGTGTGAGAATCAGTTTGCTGGCATTTTGGCGTTACAGCGTCACAGGTGTTGTGccctgaaaaaaacatttgtctgcTCCCTTTGTCCAGAAACATTTGACAGCAGAAAGAGTTTGGCTGACCATGAAAATCTACATTCAGGAGACAgagattttgtgtgtgaaatgtgtggtgagagtttcttttcctcctcatcgTTGGCCACTCACCGAGTGACTCACATCCAGAGGGAGAATTGCTGCGATGTACTTGGCCTTGGATGTAGTGACCTGAGCGTCCTCAAAAATCACCTGAGCAAACACACTGGAGAAAAGCTGTTCACCTGCGAGGTGTGCGGGAAGGGCTGCAGTCACCAGAGTGCACTGAAGCACCACATGCTGACCCACACGGGAGAGAGGCCATACGTCTGTGAGACTTGTGGCAAACGCTGTGGCCATGCCAGTGCTCTTCAGAACCACATGAGGATCCACACGGGAAAGAAACCGGGGCAGCAGCCAGTCTGCAACGTGTGCGGGAAAAAATTTAGCTGTATGGTAAATCTCAAGTATCACATGAGCATCCACACGGGGGAGAAGCCTTATTCCTGTGATCATTGTGACAAGAAGTTCAGCAATCCCAGCAATCTAAAGTTACATAGGAGGATTCATTCGGGGGAAAAGATGTATGGCTGCAACATCTGCAGCAGGAGGTTCACTCAGTCCAGCAGCCTCAAGCTTCACAGGCGGATCCACACAGGAGAAAAAACATATCGCTGCTTGGTCTGTGGGAAAGAATTCATACACAGCAGCGACTTAAGGAAACATCAGAGAGGCCACCTGCTAGAGGAACTAGGCGGACAGTCTGAAAAACACCAATGA